In one Brevibacillus composti genomic region, the following are encoded:
- the cas2 gene encoding CRISPR-associated endonuclease Cas2 → MLVLITYDVNTTTSAGRKRLAKVSKKCLDYGQRVQNSVFECIVDSTQFRRLKYELEELIDEETDSLRFYNLGDKYKSKVEHVGAKGSYDMEGPLIL, encoded by the coding sequence ATGTTAGTCCTCATTACTTATGATGTAAACACAACAACCAGTGCAGGTAGGAAACGACTTGCCAAAGTATCGAAAAAATGTTTGGACTATGGACAAAGAGTACAAAATTCTGTGTTTGAATGCATTGTCGATTCGACGCAGTTCCGTCGTTTAAAGTATGAACTGGAAGAATTGATTGATGAGGAAACGGATAGTCTGCGCTTCTATAATCTAGGTGATAAATATAAATCAAAAGTCGAACATGTCGGAGCAAAAGGCTCCTATGACATGGAAGGGCCACTAATTCTGTGA